The Verrucomicrobium spinosum DSM 4136 = JCM 18804 genome includes a region encoding these proteins:
- a CDS encoding SMI1/KNR4 family protein encodes MYEPVLELEKRLGIRLPEDYRSFLVDHRDSFLDHARLFLPPRSGVVDSLLTADDILQNDDQKRIGIPEKSLMHIGGNLLGGYLYIDVSDGRFGQIHYMEGYEFREQFPSFSAFLDETQPEDA; translated from the coding sequence ATGTACGAGCCTGTTCTGGAACTTGAAAAACGACTGGGGATTCGCCTGCCAGAGGACTATCGGAGTTTTCTGGTGGATCATCGCGATAGCTTCCTCGATCACGCCCGGCTTTTCCTCCCGCCCCGCTCAGGTGTCGTCGATTCCCTTCTGACCGCTGATGACATTTTGCAGAATGACGATCAGAAGCGGATTGGCATTCCGGAAAAGTCGCTGATGCATATCGGTGGGAATCTGTTGGGCGGTTACCTCTACATCGATGTTTCTGACGGCAGATTTGGACAGATCCATTACATGGAGGGCTACGAGTTCCGGGAGCAGTTCCCATCGTTTTCAGCATTCCTCGATGAGACGCAACCAGAAGACGCCTGA
- a CDS encoding GNAT family N-acetyltransferase: protein MKAITDHPPETLPAVIRSAQPDDAPAVAELLATLGYPSPVASVAQRIIDCEASATTAVFVAASTQRIAGVASFHCIPLFHADGFLGRITSLVVAPTFRQRGIGRLLVAAAEEFARAHGCARIEVTSGDHRPDAHAFYEHLGYQLDCRRFIKHDRNA from the coding sequence GTGAAAGCAATCACCGACCACCCACCTGAAACATTACCAGCCGTGATTCGGAGCGCGCAGCCGGACGATGCTCCCGCCGTCGCTGAATTGCTCGCGACCCTTGGCTATCCCTCGCCAGTCGCGAGCGTTGCGCAACGCATCATCGATTGCGAGGCTTCTGCCACCACCGCCGTTTTCGTTGCCGCCTCAACGCAACGTATTGCTGGCGTTGCCTCTTTTCATTGCATCCCATTGTTTCATGCCGATGGATTCCTTGGTCGCATCACGAGCCTGGTTGTAGCGCCCACTTTTCGCCAGCGCGGCATCGGTCGGTTGCTTGTGGCGGCTGCCGAAGAGTTTGCCCGGGCACATGGATGCGCCCGCATCGAGGTTACCAGCGGCGACCATCGTCCGGACGCACATGCTTTCTACGAGCATCTCGGCTACCAACTCGACTGTCGACGCTTCATCAAACATGATCGCAACGCCTGA
- a CDS encoding S24 family peptidase, whose protein sequence is MAALAEKLDSAQEHATVVLTETEEMLSKRAKAILMMESGRDRGEICRELKLGNSELTRVRHRFLLLGLSGLHDVSSQPSYRPTATGMISRTVAPVLTPPRPVTAAVHPPAAPVGHSPIQAPPSTPMPHLRSDKMNAANAAGRFQALRALLGISRPQLAQWLGVTRQYITKIEGGMPPSKPVMLLVERLEEEARQNADLNGKPRDVEPVSRGFAIAGAALETLSRAQIASLQNSGGAHAAQPTRLTPRASGVQVEAPVFSARSVPLLAMHEAADLPTPAVAAHHGRQHLAFVVEDEQAFAVRINGEAMAPHYPEGCIAIICPGLPSRNGDLVLARLRDERGGGTILRLVHFIQDGESLVLTSTHAAYPPLTVQKEDLLWLAPVTVSLRHLR, encoded by the coding sequence ATGGCTGCACTGGCTGAGAAGCTGGACTCGGCGCAGGAGCACGCCACCGTCGTCCTCACCGAGACGGAGGAGATGCTTTCCAAGCGGGCCAAGGCCATCCTCATGATGGAGTCTGGCCGGGATCGTGGAGAGATCTGCCGCGAGCTCAAGCTGGGCAACTCTGAGCTCACCCGGGTGCGGCATCGCTTCCTCCTGCTCGGCCTTTCCGGCCTTCACGATGTCAGTTCCCAGCCTTCGTATCGCCCCACTGCGACCGGGATGATCAGCCGGACGGTGGCCCCTGTTTTGACTCCACCCCGGCCCGTGACGGCAGCGGTTCACCCGCCTGCCGCCCCAGTGGGCCACAGTCCCATTCAAGCTCCTCCCTCGACACCCATGCCCCACCTCCGCTCCGACAAAATGAATGCCGCCAATGCGGCCGGGCGTTTCCAAGCCTTGCGGGCGCTACTGGGCATCAGCCGCCCGCAACTGGCCCAGTGGCTGGGAGTCACGCGCCAGTACATCACCAAGATCGAGGGAGGCATGCCCCCCTCCAAGCCCGTGATGCTGCTGGTGGAGCGGCTGGAAGAGGAGGCTCGCCAGAATGCCGACCTCAACGGAAAGCCCCGGGATGTGGAGCCAGTGTCCCGCGGTTTCGCCATCGCCGGTGCAGCCCTGGAAACCCTCTCCCGTGCGCAAATTGCCTCCCTGCAAAACTCCGGCGGCGCCCATGCTGCTCAGCCCACGCGCCTGACACCCCGTGCCAGCGGTGTGCAGGTGGAGGCCCCCGTCTTTTCCGCCCGCTCTGTCCCGTTGCTGGCCATGCATGAGGCCGCGGATCTGCCCACCCCTGCTGTGGCCGCCCATCATGGGCGTCAGCATCTCGCCTTTGTGGTGGAGGATGAGCAGGCCTTTGCCGTCCGCATCAACGGCGAAGCCATGGCCCCGCATTATCCTGAGGGCTGCATCGCCATCATCTGCCCCGGCCTCCCCAGCCGCAATGGCGACCTCGTCCTCGCGCGTCTCAGAGACGAGCGCGGTGGTGGCACCATCCTCCGCCTCGTCCACTTCATCCAGGACGGCGAGAGCCTCGTCCTCACCAGCACCCACGCCGCGTATCCGCCGCTCACAGTGCAGAAGGAGGACCTGCTGTGGCTGGCTCCGGTGACCGTGAGCTTGCGGCATTTGAGGTAG
- a CDS encoding metallophosphoesterase family protein: MPTFLHTADWQLGKPFARVEDDAKRALLQQERIEVLRRIGTLARERKAAFILVAGDLFDSTTPSKSTVAAACSAIREMGVPVYAIPGNHDHGGVGSVWTQPFFELTRQQLAPNLHLLLEPRPIELDSAILLPCPLLRRHEVTDPTAWLRNPELTDSLPADKPRIVLAHGSIQGFGSQEDDDELGAGSGTAAGIANFLDLTRLPAGSCDYLALGDWHGMKEITPGAWYAGTPERDRFPKGEGNQPGHVLCVTVERGSAPVVEPVATARFGWHQIEQEFRDDSDLEACAARVEELLAGRSGADLLRLELRGRLGMDAMTRLETLLELWQSRLLRLKLSNQTRLAPSDAEVEALTRRAGDPLISRVAMRLVARAAGADENAAAVARIALRELHAQTAGMPRALS; encoded by the coding sequence ATGCCGACCTTCCTCCACACCGCCGACTGGCAACTGGGCAAGCCCTTTGCCCGGGTGGAGGATGATGCCAAGCGTGCTTTGCTCCAGCAGGAGCGGATCGAGGTGCTCCGGCGCATCGGCACCCTGGCGCGGGAGCGCAAGGCCGCGTTCATCCTCGTGGCGGGGGATCTCTTTGACTCCACCACGCCCTCCAAGTCCACCGTCGCGGCCGCATGCAGCGCCATCCGGGAGATGGGCGTGCCGGTGTATGCCATCCCCGGGAACCACGACCATGGCGGCGTGGGCAGTGTGTGGACCCAGCCCTTCTTTGAGCTCACGCGGCAACAGCTCGCGCCGAATCTGCACCTCCTCCTCGAACCCCGTCCCATCGAGCTGGACTCGGCCATCCTCCTCCCGTGCCCGCTGCTGCGCCGTCATGAGGTGACCGACCCCACCGCGTGGTTGCGCAATCCCGAGCTCACAGACTCCCTGCCCGCCGACAAGCCGCGCATCGTCCTTGCGCATGGCAGCATCCAGGGCTTTGGCTCGCAGGAGGACGATGACGAACTGGGGGCCGGCTCCGGGACTGCCGCGGGCATCGCCAATTTCCTCGATCTCACCCGCCTGCCTGCCGGATCCTGCGACTACCTCGCGCTGGGTGACTGGCATGGGATGAAGGAAATTACGCCCGGTGCCTGGTACGCGGGCACACCGGAGCGCGACCGCTTCCCCAAAGGGGAGGGCAATCAGCCCGGTCACGTCCTCTGCGTCACCGTGGAGCGCGGCTCTGCCCCGGTGGTGGAGCCAGTGGCCACTGCCCGCTTCGGCTGGCATCAGATCGAGCAGGAATTTCGCGATGACTCCGACCTGGAGGCCTGCGCCGCGCGGGTGGAGGAGCTGCTCGCCGGACGTTCCGGGGCGGACCTGTTGAGGCTCGAACTCCGCGGCCGTCTCGGCATGGACGCCATGACCCGGCTGGAGACCCTGCTGGAGCTCTGGCAGTCCCGGCTGCTACGGCTGAAGCTCAGCAACCAGACCCGGCTGGCCCCCTCCGACGCGGAGGTGGAGGCGCTGACCCGCCGCGCGGGTGATCCGCTCATCTCCCGCGTGGCCATGCGTCTCGTCGCCCGGGCCGCAGGCGCGGATGAGAACGCGGCCGCCGTGGCCCGCATCGCCCTGCGGGAGCTCCACGCACAGACTGCCGGGATGCCCCGTGCACTTTCCTGA
- a CDS encoding AAA family ATPase, which produces MRFKSITVRNYRVHREVTVPLDPMLNVIGGPNEAGKSTLLEAARYALFLRARGGGETQRSMHSLTHPGGHPEVEIEFEIAGTDYRLAKRFSGASGTAVLTQAGGSTWQAEEAEEKLSALLGVEIISGRGAGEKVEQQWAHLLVSQGRSGSSPVEYANAQRDQLFTRLQSLGGAAVMQSETDAAVAGRFRDLVEEWFTKNGEPRVGSDFGRADIAVKQAEEAATQAAAQLRKLEEAAQQHQQAEAVLASAKPELERLRSELQAVTQQLSRVKELQQRQSTQQTAVLHAATTHENLQKGESEIEQLRTQVAQLREAMTPREQALATLKARVEETQKLAQDRESERHKLDATLREARLRADAARTQMEWLEKSQALEALRQRMEQVRTLAARQKEEEQALARLPQVDAAKLKSLRKLETDWMQADAALQAMATGIEVLASDQPIHLGGTPLAPGETRVVSSDAELGIGSGVKLRIHPGGGSSLVQAQQRREKARAALQDDLDQSGLDSVQAAVEVATQRQLKEGGIGALKAQLDGLGAGKIGRELAAAEQEEARVLAELERRRAACSDLPTVADLAGARALTATTGATLRELEIQETTLKGVLDASSRAAREAATQHDRQHQAHQAEKDQLTTREAQLAQMVKMHGDDAERTARLQEALTHRREFEEQLARTQRELTALQPDLLAGDELRLKRSIKIKDEAVSQAAIDQGASLQILRSEGTLDPHAAMAVADARLTEARRQREHARRRSQAVQLLHELFQEEQSSLARQFTQPLAEKVSGYLQCLFGPETTVQVKLGADNKFEGLEIVRPDRQSGALGFDVLSGGAREQVAAALRLAMAEVLAAGQPDKCLPLVFDDAFAYSDPGRVRTLQRMLDLAATRGLQVIVLTCNPADYATLGAREFRLPEPTRTASVPLAPIESTST; this is translated from the coding sequence ATGCGCTTCAAGTCCATCACCGTCCGCAACTACCGGGTCCACCGGGAGGTGACGGTCCCGCTGGACCCGATGCTGAACGTGATCGGCGGCCCCAATGAGGCGGGCAAGAGCACGCTGCTGGAGGCCGCGCGTTATGCCCTCTTCCTCAGGGCCAGGGGCGGCGGCGAGACGCAGCGGAGCATGCACTCCCTCACCCACCCAGGCGGGCATCCGGAGGTGGAGATCGAGTTCGAGATCGCCGGCACGGACTACCGTCTGGCCAAGCGCTTCAGCGGGGCCAGCGGCACGGCCGTGCTCACCCAGGCCGGCGGCAGCACCTGGCAGGCGGAGGAGGCCGAGGAAAAACTCAGCGCGCTCCTCGGCGTGGAGATCATCAGCGGGCGGGGTGCGGGCGAGAAAGTCGAGCAGCAGTGGGCGCACCTCCTCGTCAGCCAGGGGCGCTCCGGCAGCTCGCCCGTGGAGTATGCCAATGCCCAGCGGGATCAGTTGTTCACCCGTCTGCAGTCGCTCGGTGGCGCGGCCGTCATGCAGTCAGAGACGGATGCTGCCGTGGCCGGTCGTTTCCGCGATCTGGTGGAGGAATGGTTCACCAAAAACGGAGAGCCCCGGGTGGGCTCAGACTTCGGTCGCGCCGATATCGCGGTGAAGCAGGCAGAAGAGGCCGCCACGCAGGCCGCCGCCCAGTTGCGCAAGCTGGAGGAGGCCGCACAGCAGCACCAGCAGGCGGAGGCCGTGCTGGCCAGCGCGAAGCCGGAGCTGGAACGTCTCCGCTCAGAACTGCAGGCCGTGACCCAGCAGCTCAGCCGGGTGAAAGAGCTGCAGCAGCGGCAATCGACCCAGCAGACCGCGGTGCTGCATGCCGCCACCACCCACGAAAATCTGCAAAAAGGCGAGAGCGAGATCGAGCAGCTCCGCACTCAGGTGGCCCAGCTCCGCGAGGCCATGACCCCACGGGAGCAGGCCCTGGCCACGCTGAAGGCGCGGGTCGAGGAAACTCAGAAACTGGCGCAAGATCGCGAGAGCGAGCGCCACAAGCTGGATGCCACCCTGCGGGAGGCCCGCCTGCGTGCGGACGCCGCCCGCACCCAGATGGAGTGGCTCGAGAAATCCCAGGCCCTGGAGGCCCTCCGCCAGCGCATGGAGCAGGTGCGGACCCTCGCCGCCCGGCAGAAGGAGGAGGAGCAGGCCCTGGCCCGCCTGCCGCAGGTGGATGCCGCGAAGCTCAAGTCCCTGCGCAAGCTGGAGACAGACTGGATGCAGGCCGACGCCGCGCTCCAGGCCATGGCCACAGGCATCGAGGTGCTCGCCAGTGACCAGCCCATCCACCTCGGCGGCACGCCGCTCGCTCCGGGTGAGACGCGAGTTGTTTCCTCAGACGCGGAGCTGGGCATCGGCTCCGGCGTGAAGCTGCGCATCCATCCCGGCGGGGGCAGCTCCCTGGTGCAGGCCCAGCAGCGGAGGGAGAAGGCCCGCGCCGCCCTGCAGGATGACCTCGATCAATCCGGCCTGGATTCCGTGCAGGCCGCGGTGGAGGTCGCCACCCAGCGCCAGTTGAAGGAGGGCGGGATCGGCGCGCTCAAGGCGCAACTCGACGGACTCGGCGCTGGCAAAATAGGCCGCGAACTGGCCGCCGCCGAGCAGGAGGAAGCCCGCGTGCTGGCCGAACTGGAGCGCCGTCGGGCCGCGTGCTCGGATCTGCCCACTGTGGCCGATCTGGCCGGGGCCCGCGCCTTGACCGCGACCACCGGAGCCACCCTGCGCGAGCTGGAGATTCAGGAAACCACCCTCAAGGGCGTGCTGGATGCCAGCAGCCGCGCCGCGCGTGAGGCCGCCACCCAGCATGACAGGCAGCACCAGGCGCACCAGGCAGAGAAGGACCAGCTCACCACCCGCGAGGCCCAGCTCGCCCAGATGGTGAAGATGCACGGCGATGACGCCGAGCGCACCGCGAGACTACAGGAGGCCCTCACGCACCGCCGCGAGTTCGAGGAGCAACTCGCCCGCACCCAGCGGGAACTCACCGCCCTCCAGCCAGATTTGCTCGCCGGGGATGAGCTGCGGCTCAAGCGCTCCATTAAAATCAAGGATGAAGCTGTCAGTCAGGCTGCTATCGACCAAGGTGCAAGCCTGCAAATCCTCCGCAGTGAGGGCACCCTGGACCCCCACGCCGCCATGGCCGTGGCCGATGCCCGGCTCACCGAGGCCCGGCGCCAGCGCGAGCACGCCCGGCGTCGCAGCCAGGCCGTGCAGCTCCTGCATGAGCTCTTTCAGGAGGAGCAGAGCTCCCTTGCCAGGCAGTTCACCCAGCCGCTTGCGGAGAAGGTCTCCGGCTACCTCCAGTGCCTCTTCGGCCCGGAAACCACGGTGCAGGTGAAGCTCGGCGCGGACAACAAGTTCGAGGGGCTGGAGATCGTCCGCCCGGATCGCCAAAGCGGCGCGCTGGGCTTCGATGTCCTCAGCGGCGGCGCGCGCGAGCAGGTCGCCGCGGCTCTGCGTCTCGCCATGGCCGAGGTCCTCGCTGCCGGGCAGCCGGACAAGTGCCTCCCGCTGGTCTTCGATGACGCCTTTGCCTACTCGGATCCCGGCCGGGTGCGGACCCTTCAGCGCATGCTGGACCTGGCCGCCACGCGCGGACTCCAGGTCATCGTGCTCACGTGCAATCCGGCGGATTACGCGACCCTCGGCGCCCGGGAGTTCCGGCTGCCAGAGCCCACCCGGACCGCTTCTGTGCCACTGGCACCCATTGAGTCAACCTCGACATAG
- a CDS encoding PQQ-dependent sugar dehydrogenase has product MNFPRPLSRLALAAFLTWPLLASGGAPAPDGGELYRQHCAICHGAEGQGIPGVFPPLAGSDFLEHQRERALKAPLEGLFGKITVNGREYQGGMPPVILQDEQIASVFAHVYGSWGNKGAAPTVAEIKTLRSQSKYPTYEALVASMVSSQLPAAPQGWTLKVAAEFSFSPVRLATHPDGAHVLILAQNGDIWQWKVGTQEQKLLFPRDTYFDLALGDVLALGLTVDKEGRLYVTSNQCNKKKTPVANEVTVFRTGAWAAEKGWTRPEPWLRVTYPFGIGPYNHGVSHIAQGPDGMMYINSGARTDGGEPGKQPNYDTGGENELTACMWRVDPTQDKPQVEVIARGLRNSFGFCWDDEGRMIATENGPDAEAPEELNVIEPGQHYGFPYQFADWTEKAYPHTPDLPAGIVVKQPLRNLGPDAGGSAEKGKSLSTFDPHSCPSGIVWLGKDWPAPLGGSFLAARFGNLIKADAGYDVLQMRPDFEAGTTSVKRLLAPLGRPIDLLKLPGHRLLIAEYCRGTNLAAGIGTPGRVLALEPVR; this is encoded by the coding sequence ATGAACTTCCCCCGCCCGCTGTCCCGCCTCGCACTTGCCGCATTCCTGACCTGGCCGTTGCTGGCCTCCGGAGGCGCGCCTGCTCCTGATGGAGGCGAGCTCTACCGGCAGCACTGCGCCATCTGCCACGGAGCCGAGGGGCAGGGGATCCCCGGCGTCTTCCCGCCGCTCGCCGGTTCCGACTTCCTGGAACATCAACGCGAGCGCGCGCTTAAGGCCCCGCTGGAGGGCCTCTTTGGCAAGATCACCGTGAACGGCCGCGAGTACCAGGGCGGCATGCCCCCCGTGATTCTGCAGGACGAGCAGATCGCCTCCGTCTTCGCCCATGTCTATGGCTCCTGGGGGAACAAAGGGGCCGCCCCCACAGTGGCGGAGATCAAGACCCTGCGCAGCCAGAGCAAGTACCCCACGTATGAGGCCCTCGTGGCCTCCATGGTGAGCAGCCAGCTTCCTGCCGCGCCCCAGGGCTGGACGCTCAAGGTCGCCGCGGAGTTCAGCTTCTCCCCCGTACGCCTCGCCACGCACCCGGACGGCGCGCACGTCCTCATCCTCGCCCAGAACGGCGACATCTGGCAGTGGAAGGTCGGCACGCAGGAGCAGAAACTGTTGTTTCCTCGGGACACGTACTTCGATCTCGCGCTGGGCGATGTCCTCGCCCTCGGCCTCACCGTGGACAAAGAGGGCCGCCTCTACGTCACCAGCAACCAGTGCAACAAGAAGAAGACCCCCGTGGCCAATGAGGTCACCGTCTTCCGCACGGGGGCGTGGGCTGCGGAGAAGGGCTGGACCAGGCCCGAGCCCTGGCTGCGCGTCACGTACCCCTTTGGCATCGGACCCTACAACCACGGTGTCTCCCACATCGCCCAGGGGCCCGACGGCATGATGTACATCAACAGTGGTGCCCGCACTGATGGCGGCGAGCCCGGGAAGCAGCCCAACTACGACACCGGCGGCGAAAACGAACTCACCGCCTGCATGTGGCGCGTGGACCCCACCCAGGACAAGCCGCAGGTGGAGGTGATCGCCCGCGGCCTGCGCAACAGCTTCGGCTTCTGCTGGGATGACGAAGGCCGCATGATCGCCACCGAGAACGGCCCCGATGCCGAAGCCCCGGAGGAGCTCAATGTCATCGAACCCGGCCAGCACTACGGCTTCCCCTACCAGTTTGCCGACTGGACCGAAAAGGCCTATCCCCACACCCCCGACCTCCCCGCCGGGATCGTCGTGAAGCAGCCCCTCCGCAATCTTGGCCCCGATGCCGGCGGCAGCGCGGAGAAGGGAAAGAGCCTCTCAACCTTCGACCCCCACTCCTGCCCCAGCGGCATCGTCTGGCTCGGCAAGGACTGGCCCGCCCCCCTGGGAGGTAGTTTCCTCGCCGCCCGGTTTGGGAATCTCATCAAAGCCGATGCCGGGTATGACGTCCTCCAGATGCGCCCAGACTTCGAAGCCGGCACCACCAGCGTGAAACGCCTGCTCGCTCCGCTGGGCAGGCCTATTGATCTGCTGAAACTCCCCGGGCACCGCTTGTTGATCGCGGAGTACTGCCGCGGGACGAATCTGGCAGCAGGGATCGGGACCCCCGGGCGAGTGTTGGCGCTGGAGCCAGTTCGGTAA